Proteins encoded by one window of Glycine soja cultivar W05 chromosome 15, ASM419377v2, whole genome shotgun sequence:
- the LOC114387660 gene encoding putative pectinesterase/pectinesterase inhibitor 45: protein MAFQDFDMITERRRNEQRLKMKKKILISVVSAVLLACVVGAAAFVVVQRTGTNAKHATPMPQNTATPHVDQNSRMVKMICGSAEYKEKCESTLEEALKKDPKLAQPKDLIMVSMILAEKEVTNAFDGTAKMMGNASEEEKGAYEDCKGLFKDAKEELELSITEVGDNDADKLSTKGAELNNWLSAVMSYQQTCIDGFPEGKIKDDFTSMFTNSRELVSNSLAVVSQFSSFFSIFQGAGGIHLPWETTSDDALAPTASGSASGAGAGAGAGSVFGSDPSSFGLGYASAPAGGVALAPGVAPAPGAAPGPVPSLPAGSIPAWTGSVPVWAGPSEFLGSNEKPTPNVTVAQDGSGNFKTISEALAAIPPQYDGRYVVYVKEGVYDETVTVTKKMVNLTMYGDGQQKSIVTGNKNFVDGVRTFQTASFVVLGEGFLGKDMGFRNTAGAEKHQAVAARVQADRAIFFNCAFEGYQDTLYAQTHRQFYRDCYISGTIDFIFGDASAVFQNCTMVVRKPLENQQNIVTAQGRLDKQENTGFVLQKCVIKADTDLVPLKDTIKNYLGRPWKEYSRTIIMETQIDDLIHPDGFLPWEGNFALSTLYYGEYNNNGAGSSTTARVNWPGRKVINRDEATRYTVEAFLQGTWINGTGVPAQLGLYS, encoded by the exons ATGGCGTTCCAGGATTTCGACATGATCACCGAGAGGCGGAGAAACGAGCAGAGGCtcaagatgaagaagaagatccTCATCAGCGTCGTCTCCGCCGTCCTCCTCGCGTGCGTCGTAGGCGCTGCGGCATTCGTCGTTGTCCAAAGAACAGGCACTAATGCAAAGCACGCCACCCCAATGCCACAGAACACCGCCACGCCGCACGTGGATCAGAACTCCAGGATGGTGAAAATGATCTGTGGATCCGCAGAATACAAAGAAAAATGCGAAAGCACGCTCGAAGAAGCCCTAAAGAAGGACCCCAAATTGGCTCAACCCAAGGATCTTATCATGGTgtcaatgattcttgcggagaAGGAGGTTACCAATGCCTTCGATGGAACTGCAAAGATGATGGGCAATGCGTCCGAGGAAGAGAAGGGTGCGTACGAGGATTGCAAGGGTTTGTTCAAGGACGCCAAGGAAGAGCTTGAGCTGTCGATCACCGAGGTTGGCGACAACGACGCGGACAAGCTCTCCACAAAGGGTGCTGAACTGAACAACTGGCTCAGTGCGGTTATGTCTTACCAACAAACCTGCATTGATGGTTTCCCCGAAGGGAAGATCAAGGATGATTTCACCAGCATGTTTACTAACTCTAGGGAGCTTGTGAGCAATTCTCTTGCGGTTGTTTCGcagttttcttccttcttttcgaTCTTCCAAGGCGCCGGGGGGATTCATCTTCCTTGGGAGACTACCAGTGATGATGCACTGGCACCTACTGCTTCTGGTTCTGCTTCTGGTGCCGGTGCTGGTGCTGGTGCTGGGTCTGTGTTCGGTTCTGATCCCTCTTCTTTTGGTCTTGGTTATGCTTCTGCTCCTGCTGGTGGTGTTGCTCTTGCTCCTGGTGTTGCTCCTGCTCCCGGTGCTGCCCCTGGCCCAGTTCCTTCTTTGCCTGCTGGTTCAATTCCTGCATGGACGGGCTCAGTTCCTGTTTGGGCCGGCCCATCCGAGTTCTTGGGATCAAATGAAAAGCCCACACCTAATGTTACCGTGGCCCAAGATGGCAGCGGAAACTTCAAAACCATCTCTGAAGCTTTGGCTGCCATCCCACCACAATACGACGGAAG gTACGTGGTTTATGTCAAAGAAGGAGTGTACGATGAGACCGTGACAGTGACAAAGAAAATGGTAAATTTAACCATGTACGGTGACGGACAGCAAAAGAGTATCGTCACTGGAAACAAAAATTTCGTGGATGGAGTCAGGACCTTCCAAACTGCATCATTTG TTGTACTTGGAGAGGGATTCTTGGGGAAAGACATGGGATTCAGAAACACAGCCGGTGCAGAGAAGCACCAAGCAGTGGCCGCAAGAGTGCAAGCCGACCGAGCCATATTCTTCAACTGCGCCTTCGAGGGCTACCAAGACACTCTCTACGCCCAAACCCACAGACAATTCTACCGCGACTGCTACATCTCTGGAACAATCGACTTCATCTTCGGCGACGCCTCCGCGGTGTTCCAGAACTGCACCATGGTGGTAAGAAAGCCACTGGAGAACCAGCAGAACATCGTGACAGCACAAGGGAGGCTCGACAAGCAGGAGAACACCGGCTTCGTCCTCCAGAAATGCGTGATCAAGGCCGACACCGACTTGGTACCCCTCAAAGACACAATCAAGAACTACCTCGGAAGGCCGTGGAAGGAGTATTCAAGAACCATCATCATGGAGACTCAGATTGATGACCTAATTCACCCTGATGGGTTTCTTCCTTGGGAAGGGAACTTTGCCCTAAGCACACTTTACTATGGTGAGTACAACAACAATGGGGCTGGTTCTAGCACCACTGCTAGGGTTAATTGGCCTGGCCGCAAAGTCATCAATAGGGATGAGGCTACCAGGTACACGGTTGAGGCTTTCTTGCAAGGGACATGGATCAATGGCACAGGTGTACCAGCTCAACTAGGCCTGTACAGTTAA
- the LOC114385924 gene encoding probable pectinesterase/pectinesterase inhibitor 12, which produces MNRAYSYHKLFFLLFAIFFSHTCINSSNTSTTVQVDLSSIRSFCITTPYPEVCFNSLNVSIPIDTNPNSNSYFLQSLQVAIYETTKLLNLFNNVRPSNIKEKQKGAIQDCRELHQSTLASLKRSLSGISSFKITLIDARIYLSAALSNKNTCLEGLDSASGTMKPVLVKSVVNTYKHVSNSLSILSNPEMGSPENQSLVGDSKWLSSTDLGFFQDSDGDGYDPNEVIVVAVDGTGKFSTITEAIDFAPNNSRDRTVIRVKEGIYKENVVIQSYKINIVMLGDGSDVTVITGNRSVGDGCTTFNSATLAVSGEGFLARDIAFNNSAGLEKQQAVALRVNADLTAFYRCAIHGYQDTLFVHSFRQFYRECDIYGTIDFIFGNAAVVLQGCNIVSKKPLPGQYTVITAQSRDSPNENTGISIQYYSIKANFDDSSVKSYLGRPWRIYSRTVYLESYIDDFIDPKGWTKWSNEQGLDTLYYGEFDNYGLGSSTDNRVQWSGYHAMDHDDAFNFTVLEFINDGHDWLESTLFPFVEGICVWNVAFTFHVFFIFYYFGKFSYF; this is translated from the exons ATGAATAGAG CTTATTCTTATCATAAACTCTTCTTCCTTCTGTTTGCTATCTTCTTCTCACATACTTGTATCAACTCTTCTAATACTTCTACAACAGTTCAAGTCGATCTCTCTTCCATAAGATCTTTCTGCATAACCACCCCATACCCAGAAGTTTGTTTCAATTCACTGAATGTGTCCATCCCAATAGACACAAATCCAAACTCAAACAGCTACTTCCTTCAGTCCCTCCAAGTAGCAATATATGAAACCACTAAGCTGTTAAATCTCTTCAACAATGTTAGACCCTCAAACATCAAAGAGAAGCAAAAAGGAGCAATTCAAGATTGCAGGGAACTCCACCAATCCACATTGGCTTCTCTAAAAAGATCACTATCGGGGATCAGTTCCTTCAAAATAACCCTAATTGATGCAAGAATATACCTCAGTGCAGCCCTGTCCAACAAGAACACATGCCTAGAAGGCCTAGATTCTGCTTCTGGTACCATGAAGCCAGTTCTGGTGAAATCTGTGGTCAACACTTACAAACATGTAAGTAATTCTCTTTCAATTCTCTCAAACCCTGAGATGGGGTCTCCTGAAAACCAGTCTTTGGTGGGTGATTCAAAGTGGCTATCTAGCACTGACCTAGGGTTCTTTCAAGACTCAGATGGGGATGGATATGACCCAAATGAAGTGATTGTTGTGGCTGTAGATGGAACTGGGAAATTTAGCACCAT caCAGAAGCCATCGACTTTGCTCCAAATAACAGCAGGGATAGAACAGTGATCCGTGTCAAAGAAGGGATTTACAAGGAAAATGTGGTAATCCAAAGCTATAAGATCAACATTGTGATGCTTGGCGATGGAAGTGATGTCACTGTCATAACTGGTAACAGAAGCGTAGGTGATGGATGCACCACTTTCAATTCTGCAACTCTAG CGGTTTCTGGTGAAGGATTTCTGGCACGTGATATAGCTTTTAACAACAGCGCAGGGCTAGAGAAGCAGCAAGCAGTGGCCTTGAGGGTAAATGCAGACTTAACTGCTTTTTACAGATGTGCAATTCATGGTTACCAAGACACTTTATTCGTTCACTCCTTTAGACAATTCTATAGAGAGTGTGACATTTATGGGACCATAGATTTCATATTTGGAAATGCAGCAGTGGTTCTACAAGGATGTAACATTGTATCCAAAAAACCACTGCCTGGCCAATACACTGTTATCACTGCACAATCCAGAGATAGCCCAAATGAGAACACTGGCATCTCAATCCAATACTACTCAATCAAAGCTAACTTTGATGACTCTAGTGTGAAGAGCTACCTTGGGAGGCCATGGAGGATATATTCTCGCACCGTTTACCTTGAGTCCTACATTGATGACTTCATTGACCCAAAGGGTTGGACAAAGTGGTCTAATGAGCAAGGATTGGACACCTTGTATTACGGAGAGTTTGACAATTATGGACTCGGTTCCAGCACTGATAACCGTGTACAATGGTCTGGGTACCATGCAATGGATCATGATGATGCCTTTAATTTCACAGTTTTAGAGTTCATTAATGATGGACATGATTGGCTTGAATCTACTTTGTTTCCTTTTGTTGAAGGGATTTGTGTTTGGAACGTTGCATTCACGTTCcacgttttttttatattttattattttggaaaatttagttatttctgA